A stretch of Desulfotalea psychrophila LSv54 DNA encodes these proteins:
- a CDS encoding integration host factor subunit alpha, protein MHDQTNLTRKEIAEELTGQLGYSQNICSEIVDSFLGKMKDALIEGESIKLVHFGTFTVRDKAPRTGRNPRTGEPITITKRQAVSFRPSKKLREQVNE, encoded by the coding sequence ATGCATGACCAAACAAATTTAACCCGTAAAGAAATAGCCGAAGAACTCACAGGACAACTTGGCTATTCTCAGAACATCTGTTCCGAGATCGTTGATAGCTTTTTGGGAAAAATGAAAGATGCTTTAATTGAAGGTGAGTCCATCAAGTTGGTACATTTTGGTACCTTCACCGTTCGTGATAAAGCACCACGTACCGGTCGTAACCCACGTACCGGTGAGCCCATCACCATCACCAAGCGCCAGGCGGTTAGTTTCCGTCCAAGTAAGAAGCTCAGAGAGCAAGTTAACGAGTAG
- the pheT gene encoding phenylalanine--tRNA ligase subunit beta, giving the protein MKFTLNWLQKYVDTTGLTPTEIADKLTMLGLEVDSVAPIFEELAALKTGLVISCEKHPDADKLSLCQVQVGDDTHQIVCGAPNVREGLAVTVALPGAVLPGNFKIKKSKVRGIASAGMLCSERELGIGEDHDGIMELPEGMAHGQRFIDAMELSDTFIEVDLTPNRPDCASVIGTAREIAGKIGRPLQIPVKDRQIEAESRDFSVEVESSELCPRYTAKLIKNVTVGKSPWWLRKLLVSVGMRPINNIVDITNFVMLEYGQPLHAFDFKKVAGNKIVVRLPRENETEITTLDGTKREISAEMLLICDADKPIAVAGVMGGANSEIDAESTDILLESACFNPVSVRKTARNLKLPSEASYRFERGVDPGGVVNALDRAAELIAEIAGGALCSEGIDNYDGKKAVEVQRFSISRTSSLIGVEFSGEELTAMLTSIEMVVEKDPENEDILLVTAPTFRIDIEREADLVEEIARIYGYDNVPTATPLVALSYPEQDDDRLKRYPLALKLTRIGFNEAINYSFVTAQHADMLQLSEQDYRRKVVTLLNPLSEEQAVMRACLLPSLLENVKRNISFQKTAVKLFEIGKIFLAQGEDVQPIERQCITGVLSGNKFGESSSLYFKSANVDIFDAKGTVEFILSEMGLTDLANNEKIEFTVPPEGAREPFSTQDYALTIHLGPNVLGTIGKVEEEVLKSFGIKHEVYYFDLNFDALCALSPQTKAFSSLPVYPAVKRDIALVVPASISAGELLATVRSSRDKLMEYAEIFDVFEGGKIQKGYKSVAVSITYRSQTKTLTEKNVEKSHSKIVSLLTDRFGGSFRDA; this is encoded by the coding sequence ATGAAGTTTACGCTTAACTGGTTACAAAAATATGTAGATACAACGGGACTCACTCCAACCGAGATAGCTGACAAGCTGACCATGCTCGGTCTTGAGGTTGATAGTGTTGCGCCAATCTTTGAAGAGCTGGCAGCACTAAAGACAGGTCTTGTAATTTCCTGCGAAAAACACCCCGATGCAGACAAGTTAAGTCTGTGTCAGGTACAGGTTGGTGACGATACTCACCAAATTGTCTGTGGTGCCCCGAATGTTCGCGAGGGACTTGCCGTTACCGTAGCCCTACCAGGTGCTGTACTCCCCGGTAACTTTAAAATCAAAAAATCCAAGGTACGTGGTATTGCCTCAGCAGGCATGCTCTGTTCTGAGCGTGAGCTGGGTATCGGTGAAGACCACGATGGTATCATGGAGCTTCCCGAGGGCATGGCCCATGGTCAGCGATTCATCGACGCCATGGAACTCAGCGATACCTTTATCGAAGTAGATCTCACCCCCAATCGTCCTGACTGTGCCTCTGTTATTGGTACTGCCCGGGAAATTGCCGGTAAGATCGGTCGCCCTCTGCAGATCCCGGTAAAGGATCGACAGATAGAGGCAGAGTCTCGTGATTTTAGCGTAGAGGTGGAGTCATCTGAACTCTGTCCACGTTATACGGCCAAGCTCATCAAAAACGTAACGGTTGGCAAATCACCCTGGTGGTTGCGTAAACTTCTTGTTTCTGTGGGCATGCGTCCGATTAATAACATCGTTGATATCACAAACTTTGTTATGCTCGAATACGGTCAACCCCTGCATGCCTTTGACTTTAAGAAGGTCGCTGGTAACAAGATTGTTGTCCGTCTGCCAAGAGAAAATGAGACAGAAATCACTACCCTTGATGGCACAAAGCGAGAAATCAGCGCCGAGATGCTTCTCATCTGTGATGCCGATAAACCCATTGCCGTAGCCGGCGTTATGGGTGGGGCAAACTCCGAGATCGATGCTGAAAGTACCGATATCCTCTTAGAGAGTGCCTGTTTCAACCCCGTCTCTGTACGTAAGACTGCCAGAAACCTCAAACTCCCCTCCGAGGCATCATATCGCTTCGAGCGTGGTGTTGATCCGGGTGGGGTTGTTAATGCCCTTGATCGGGCCGCAGAGCTCATCGCCGAGATTGCGGGCGGAGCCCTCTGTTCTGAAGGCATCGACAACTACGATGGCAAGAAAGCCGTTGAAGTGCAAAGATTTTCTATATCCAGAACCTCTTCCCTTATTGGCGTTGAGTTTAGCGGAGAAGAACTGACGGCAATGCTCACCTCCATTGAAATGGTGGTGGAGAAGGATCCTGAGAATGAGGATATCCTGCTGGTCACCGCTCCAACCTTTCGTATCGATATCGAGCGCGAGGCAGATTTGGTGGAGGAAATTGCCAGAATCTATGGTTATGACAATGTGCCCACCGCAACCCCACTGGTAGCTCTAAGTTACCCGGAGCAGGACGACGACCGCCTCAAGCGTTATCCTCTTGCCCTAAAACTTACCAGAATAGGCTTCAACGAGGCCATTAACTATAGTTTTGTCACTGCTCAACATGCTGACATGCTTCAACTCAGCGAGCAGGACTACCGTCGCAAGGTAGTCACCCTTCTCAACCCTCTCAGCGAAGAACAGGCCGTTATGCGGGCCTGCCTCCTACCGAGTCTGCTTGAGAATGTAAAACGTAACATCAGCTTCCAAAAGACTGCAGTAAAACTTTTTGAGATCGGTAAGATATTCCTCGCCCAGGGTGAGGATGTTCAGCCAATTGAGCGTCAGTGCATCACAGGTGTCCTCTCCGGCAACAAATTTGGAGAGAGCTCTTCGCTTTATTTTAAGAGCGCAAATGTCGATATTTTCGATGCAAAAGGCACTGTTGAGTTTATTTTATCAGAAATGGGACTCACAGACCTTGCAAATAATGAGAAAATCGAGTTTACAGTACCGCCTGAAGGTGCGCGTGAGCCTTTTTCAACACAAGACTATGCCCTTACCATTCACCTTGGCCCCAATGTACTTGGTACCATCGGAAAGGTCGAAGAAGAGGTGTTGAAAAGCTTCGGTATCAAACACGAGGTTTACTATTTCGACCTCAACTTTGATGCGCTCTGCGCGCTTAGCCCACAAACCAAAGCCTTTAGTTCACTACCTGTGTACCCTGCAGTAAAGCGTGATATTGCTCTGGTTGTGCCAGCAAGCATATCCGCAGGTGAATTACTTGCTACAGTGCGGTCAAGCCGAGACAAGCTCATGGAATACGCAGAGATTTTTGACGTATTCGAGGGCGGCAAGATCCAGAAAGGATATAAGAGCGTTGCGGTATCTATTACCTACCGCTCTCAAACAAAGACACTTACTGAAAAAAATGTGGAAAAATCCCATTCAAAAATAGTAAGTTTACTGACAGATCGATTTGGAGGGAGTTTCCGAGATGCATGA
- the pheS gene encoding phenylalanine--tRNA ligase subunit alpha — protein MEQELQNLENEAKASLTAICASESLEEFRIKYLGRKGLFTTVMRQLGSAPAEDRPRLGQLANTIKAQLEEQFEEKRSSLSQQTSSSDTYQSLPDLTLPGRQPAAGNLHPVTQVMQEVCAIFEAMGFSVAEGPDVEQDYYNFEALNIPAHHPARDMHDTFYVSGSTLLRTHTSPMQARVMEKQDPPLRMIAPGKVYRCDSDITHTPMFHQVEGLLVDKNISFADLKGVLTLFLQKIFKQDLPVRFRPSFFPFTEPSAEVDIACVMCGGKGCRVCKKTGWLEILGAGMVDPEVFKMVGYDPEVYSGFAFGLGIERIAMLKYRIDDIRLFYENDQRFLSQF, from the coding sequence ATGGAACAAGAGCTACAGAACCTTGAGAACGAAGCCAAGGCAAGCCTGACCGCCATCTGCGCGAGTGAATCACTCGAAGAATTCCGTATTAAATATCTTGGTCGTAAGGGACTATTTACTACGGTTATGCGTCAGCTTGGATCTGCTCCTGCAGAAGATCGCCCCCGCCTTGGCCAACTCGCCAATACAATTAAAGCCCAGTTAGAAGAGCAGTTTGAAGAGAAGAGATCCTCTCTTTCCCAGCAAACCTCGTCTTCCGATACCTATCAATCTCTTCCAGACTTAACTCTTCCTGGTCGTCAACCTGCAGCGGGAAATCTTCACCCTGTAACTCAGGTTATGCAGGAAGTTTGTGCCATCTTCGAGGCCATGGGTTTTTCTGTGGCAGAAGGGCCAGATGTTGAGCAAGATTACTATAATTTTGAGGCACTTAATATCCCGGCTCACCACCCGGCCAGAGATATGCATGACACCTTCTATGTAAGTGGCTCCACCCTGCTTCGTACCCATACTTCGCCTATGCAGGCTCGGGTTATGGAAAAGCAAGATCCACCACTGCGCATGATCGCCCCCGGTAAGGTATATCGTTGCGACTCCGATATCACCCATACCCCGATGTTTCATCAGGTAGAGGGTCTCTTGGTTGACAAGAACATATCCTTTGCCGATCTCAAGGGTGTCCTCACCCTCTTTTTGCAAAAAATATTTAAACAAGACCTTCCTGTAAGATTCCGTCCAAGTTTCTTCCCATTCACCGAACCAAGTGCAGAGGTTGATATTGCCTGTGTTATGTGTGGCGGAAAAGGATGTCGCGTTTGTAAAAAGACTGGCTGGTTGGAAATTCTCGGCGCTGGCATGGTTGACCCAGAAGTATTTAAAATGGTTGGTTATGATCCAGAAGTGTACAGTGGTTTTGCCTTTGGACTCGGTATCGAGCGTATTGCCATGCTCAAGTACCGAATCGATGACATACGACTATTTTACGAAAACGACCAACGTTTTCTCTCACAGTTTTAA
- the rplT gene encoding 50S ribosomal protein L20: protein MPRVTRGFKARRRRNRVLKLAKGYRGARSRLFKTATEAVDRALCYAYRDRKQRKRDFRRLWITRINAGAKMNDINYSRFIGGLAKAGIELDRKVLANLAVLDAPAFTKLSVIAKEANA, encoded by the coding sequence ATGCCACGCGTTACACGAGGATTTAAAGCTCGCAGACGAAGAAATCGGGTTCTCAAACTCGCTAAAGGTTACAGAGGCGCCCGTTCGCGTCTATTTAAGACAGCTACCGAGGCCGTTGATCGCGCCCTTTGCTACGCATACCGTGATCGTAAGCAACGTAAGAGAGATTTTCGTCGTCTTTGGATTACCCGCATCAATGCTGGTGCCAAGATGAACGACATCAACTACAGCAGATTTATCGGTGGTCTCGCTAAAGCTGGTATTGAGCTTGACAGAAAAGTACTTGCCAACTTGGCAGTACTCGATGCTCCAGCTTTCACCAAGCTGAGTGTTATCGCTAAGGAAGCAAACGCTTAA
- the rpmI gene encoding 50S ribosomal protein L35 yields MPKMKTNRGAAKRFKKTGSGRIKRGKAFTSHILTKKSTKRKRSLRQADLVSSADVKNIKKILPYM; encoded by the coding sequence ATGCCAAAGATGAAAACTAATAGAGGCGCAGCTAAGCGTTTCAAGAAAACTGGTTCAGGAAGAATTAAGCGTGGTAAAGCGTTTACCAGCCATATTTTGACCAAGAAATCTACCAAGCGTAAGCGTTCTTTACGTCAGGCTGATCTTGTTTCCTCAGCTGATGTTAAAAATATTAAGAAAATTCTCCCTTACATGTAA
- the infC gene encoding translation initiation factor IF-3, whose amino-acid sequence MNRRGRHAPVQQEAKAQINDKVRFPKVRLIGSDGEQHGVMTSDQAKEIAYGEGLDLVVVSDNAEPPVCRVMNYDKFRYEQKKKQQEAKKKQTTVETKEIKFRPKTDEHDLNFKIKNVKKFLAQKNKVKLTMRFRGREIVYSQTIGLEAMNKVVEALEGEAVILQRPKMEGRQLVMFVGPKA is encoded by the coding sequence ATTAACAGGCGAGGTAGACACGCACCAGTTCAACAGGAAGCCAAAGCACAGATCAACGACAAGGTTCGTTTCCCTAAGGTACGCCTTATCGGAAGTGACGGAGAACAACACGGTGTTATGACCTCCGACCAGGCAAAAGAAATTGCCTACGGAGAAGGACTTGATCTTGTAGTTGTTTCTGACAACGCTGAGCCACCTGTCTGTCGCGTAATGAACTATGACAAGTTCCGTTATGAGCAGAAGAAGAAGCAGCAGGAAGCAAAAAAGAAGCAGACTACTGTTGAAACTAAAGAAATTAAGTTTCGTCCCAAAACAGATGAGCATGATTTAAACTTTAAAATTAAAAATGTTAAAAAGTTTTTAGCTCAGAAAAATAAAGTGAAACTTACCATGCGTTTTCGAGGCCGGGAGATTGTCTATTCACAGACCATCGGACTTGAAGCCATGAATAAAGTTGTTGAGGCTCTCGAAGGCGAGGCAGTTATTTTGCAACGACCCAAGATGGAAGGTCGTCAACTCGTTATGTTTGTGGGCCCCAAAGCATAA